CATAGctgcaaaaaaatgcattatatGCCCTTCACTATGCTACACAAggcatcatatttttttttatggcttgCATTCTGGAGAGGTAACAATACTGTGACTTGAGGCATCCATGCAGGGCCATAAAAATTTTAATAGaagatttattaaaaatgttgagCAAGCTCATCTTTTGTGCAAATATATATGGGACATATTTAATGCACAGATGGTTAGTTATGTCTGAATAGGGGTTTATCCTTGGGTTTGTTTACTTTTGCATCCAGCTGGGCAGATTGGATCATTCTTTGTTAGACTTTTCTCAACTGTCCTTCACCTTTCTTTCCTCAGGCCTTTCAGTCAGATGACACTAAGTAAGTCCACAACAAGTCATGACGCTGTGTTATGTTCGATCCTTGGCCTATGTCCtgaaatgtgttgatgtgtgtgggTAGGTAGGcagtgtttgtatgtttgtatgtgggGGATAGAAAAGACAGTGAGACATAAGGTGGGGAAGAAGTGGACGGATTAATGCAGTTTTGTTTCATTGCAGAGGCCTCTAATCTATATGGGCTCACGGCTTAATATGAGATCCCCCTGCTGTATGTTTTCTGCTCTCGATTCTAGGTTACTAGCCGAGCTGAGCAGCCCACTTTATGTCCCTGATACCGTCAGTCTAGACAGGAAACACATCTTGGAGGACATTGAAAACAAGTATCGAGGGTTTATCACTGCAACCCTCCGCTGCCTCAGTGAACTCAAGAGGGAGCTTTGTGAGTAATGTTTGCCCAATTTATTTAACTTTCTTCAAGGAATGCTTTAATAGATTCAGGGGAACATGCGCTTGAGTTTTCTTGCCAatagttagatgagaagattaatACCACTCTCATGCCTGTTCATTTAATATGAAGCCACAGCCAGCAGCCGGTTACTTTTGCATAGCAAAATGACTGGAAAGGGGGAACACCTAGTCGGATATCTAACGCTCTGTAAAAGCACAACTTATCATCTTCACACCTTGACTTTTGTACAAATTGAACAAATAACATATCgcatgttaattagtgagctttaaaGCTGcctctatgctaagctaagctagctgtctCCTGGCTTAGCTTTGTATTTGTATTAgcatgagagtggtattgatccGATTATCTAGTTCTTGGTAAGAAAGCCAGTAAGATGCTAAGAATGAATTAAAATTTTGATTTGATATTTGGTAACACTTGGTAAAAATGTGAGTAGTTAGGAGGAACGGGTGAGCAATTAATCAGGAACTACCTGATAGTTAATGAATCGTTAATGAGTCATTCCTGAATAACTGTTAGAGGACTATATAGCAGATAATGATGAGTTACTAAAGAACTGACTGGGAGATACCATAATTAATGCATATTAATAAGTTATAAgtaatatatgaatataaatcaaCATACTGACCAAGTTGTACCTGATTAACTAAGAACCAACCACTGTGTGAGTGGAACAAACTGGTGACAGCTCATTATCAATTCATCAGAAGTTACTCTATTTGTGTATGtaaaaagtaagtaaataatGTCTGTGTATTATATTGTTATCTGAAAGTAATGAGGGAGCACTAGGGATTTACTTCTCCGTTACTCAAAGAAAGTGGTCAGTATGATGATTTACAGATGTTTATGGACTCATCATTacctaatgattcattaatataGGATCTACCGGTCTGTTCTCTAATACCACTGCATTATCTGCTGTATAGTCCTTGATTCACTGTTAGATATTACTCATTAACAATTAATTATCAAGTAGCTCCTGATTCATTCCACACCCGTTTCTTAGTAACTACTCACATTTTTGGGTCTCTTATTATAAAGTCTTACATGtgatttcatgtcatttttatatAATCATCTGATTTTATATATAAACGTACTATAAATTGCCTTTTATTTGTGGTAACTAAACTGTGTACATGTGTGGTTGCATCTCAACAACTTGTGGGTGTTTGGaactggaaacatttctcaGCTCATAAATAGGAAAGAAAACTCTGTTGTTTCCATGAGCAGCAACAcgctgttgttttatttccctCTCTTACAGTAACCAGCCCCCTGACTCTGGACACTAACACAGCCCATCCTCTGTTGAGCATCTCTGATGATCTTCGCTCAGTGACGCGGGTGAAAAACCGTCTGCCCTGCGCTGCTCACCGCGAACGTTTCGACCACTGGCCACAGGTTCTCACCTGCCAGACCTTCTCCTCTGGGACTCACTACTGGGAGTTGGAGGCTGAGGGATTCTGGGATATCGGCGTCTGCTATAGAAGTATTGGACGGAAGGGGAAAGAAGGCAACGCCTTTGGGAACAATAAGGTATATGTTAGATATATGtcatatttatttgttgtttgcaTAAGATGGAATGAGTCTGAAGCTCTGTTTGATGCCAATGGTATTTGTACTGCCATGTTTTGAGAACTTTTCCCATGAACCCATGAAAGGTTGTTTTTCCTTTGGACTTTTACTCAGTCATCAAAATCTGTCATCAGAGAAACTCTTGATTTGTGCTCAACTACTGAACCCTTTTTTGTGTTATGCTTGTAAAAGATCTGTGGCCGAAGCAACTTTACAATCTTACAGAACTAGCAGATGTTTGCATCCAAATGTAGTCAAATTTCAACAGAATTTTGCAAAAGAAAGCGAAAACGAAGGTGGGTTTCCATCCACTGTCGTTAGGGGAGTTTAAGGATGGCAGAAGAAGAGAGTTTGGCATGAAGATGTAATTAAAAGAGCACCAGTATAAGCTAAGTTGAAAAGATATatagataaaaataaacatggCATGAATTGGCATCtcattttattatttcctgTATTGATTTGATGAACCACCTCCTCATCCGTCCACACAGATCCAATGTTTTCATCCACCCCcatttttttgtctcttcagcCGACGATTAAGTCCTAAGTTTCATGTACGTTGTGATTTATTCAGACAACAGAGGAAAGCAGCaaagctttatttttttgataCATCTCTAGGTATCTTGGAGCTTGACGCAGCAGCATGACAGGAAGCTGGCTGCTTGGCACAACTGCAGGAAGACCCGTCTAACCTACCAAATGACTGGCAACAGGGTCGCCGTCGCTGTGGACTATGGCGCGGGCACCATCACCTTCTCCGAGGTGGGAACATCTTGCAGCCTGACCCACCTCCACACTTTCTCTGCCACGTTTACTCACCCGCTGTGCTTGGGCTTCGGGCTCTACAAAGCCGAGCTCAACAGCCGCATTTCTATCGTCAAGGTCTGAGTTGGAGAGAGACGGGCAAGGAGGAGAGAACAATAACCATGGCAAGAGAAAAGTGGCAATGATTTATTTCCACGCTTCTGGAAACCACATGACCCTGCGATGGAAATTTTCCCATGAGCCTCTCTGATGTTCCCTCAGATCGAAGCCAAATAAAGAGACAACACCACATCTCCTAAAAGTGTGATGAGGTGATACTGGCATGGAAATGATTTTTCCATCAGAGAAAACTGACAATGGAGCATTTAATAAGTGAACATGAGTGGATCCTGCCAGGACATCAAATGAAGAGGACAGAAAGATGCTTGATTGTTATGTGATTACGCATACAGATGACTGTTGATTGGAAGTTATTACAATTACATAAAAAAGGAAGTTGTAAATAATAGTAACCCTTGCCAGAAATAATGTTGTcagatgtttgtgatgtttggaACTAACTCACCCCGTCCTTCTTTTAAGCACCTCTTATGGTCTACCTCAGTCTGTGTTTTTTGGGAAATTAGGTGTATCATAACGAGGCTGGTGTTAGTGTGTTTATGTTCAAAATCCCACTGAAATAATAGCTTTTGAAACTGATGTCCATATCCTGTTAATCCAATATCTGCTGTAAAAAGAAGCTACCCAACTACATAAGGCACTGGATGTGTAAATGTTTCCCCATGAAAGTGCGaaagtgaaaataataaaaggaaatTTTGATCTTTCTCAACTCCGCTTGAAGACAAACAAGCTGGAATCACCTGATTTGATTGgatactaaaaaaaaatcaggaacaCAACTGCCACTCACTCCAAGCCTCGCTCTTTGAAGCCGCTCAGATGCCCAATTatcctcctgtttttctttatttcgcTGTAAAGGTGAGTGGGCGGATGCAACATAGAGAGTGAGAAAGAAGCAGACGCTAAAGGGGGtggctgagggagagagagggagagagagggagagagagagagagagagagagagggtgagagagggagatgagagCTTACTCTTGGTTGTGATCAGACTGACTCTTGTGCTGTCAAATGATGTGATAGAGGAGCGGGAGAATTTTCGATCATACTACAGCGCTCCAGCTGGGAGGAAACAACAGTTTTCACCTGCTATGGAATACAAGATTGCTCAGATGGAAACAGGTGATCatctttttcattcttttcatcACTTTAAACACTAGGATTGTACTGTGCAGTGAAAATAGTTGGGTCGCTATCAGAATGCTCGTTTTAAGGTGAATAATTTGGACGAAACCAAAAAGCTGCTGTTTTACGCTGTTCATTAGAGCtgaggaaaaatgtgttttcactcGTGCTGTCGCTCAGCGTGGTCAAAGACAAATGAATGTTGGGTCAAATTGGGTTGTTTGAAACTTGATGACATCACCTGAAgtcaaaaatgtcttcatacagCCCTGACTCTGAAATAGTTCAACGGCAGAAAAGGCTGTTAAACTTGCAGGGGGAATAAAAGGAATAATGGAAGAAGGGACATTTTCTTATGCATAGCTACTATATTTGTGTCCGTAagtgtgaaaacaaaagcacaagtgagagcgagcgagcgagcgagcgagcgtgTGTCGTGTGAGGGAATGCGTGTTGAGCAGCgttgggagggagggggggggctaCGTGTAAAAGACAGATGGTCACTCAGTGGAGTTGTTCCcccactccctctctctttctcgctccCTTCTGGGTCCGACATCTTTTCCCTGTCACCTCTCCAGAATCTTACctcatctgttttttgtttttttttgttttgccctCAGCACCTTTAATCATCTCGTCCTTCACTCTATCACTTAAAGTCTCAACTCAGATCTTCACTCACTTTGCTGTGCTTTTATCTCTTCAAACCCCTTTTCTTCCCTTCCCCGGCTCTTCTGCCTCCTTGTCAGGTTTTTTGCTGAAGAAATCAACTTGAAACCACCAAGAGATTTCCTTGTGACTGTCATTCTGGCCGCTGCTGACACAGCACAAAAGACACCAGAGAGATTTGGGATTTGTGGgtacaaacaagaaaaagggagtGATTGATAGCTATGGCCAATGAACAATTCTGACTATTTTCCTCAATATCATTTGGTTCTCTTGGGTCTCTTGCTGCCTGGTTGCATATTAATGTACTTGCGCGCCAGCCAAAACTACATAGACAATTTGTTTCAACGTagcatgtttgttttccagagtGACACTTCTCTTCAGTAGAATCAGTCAGAGTTATTTCGACCAAACATTCTAGATTCAGTCATGAATCCCAGGTTAGTCACCTTCCACCTCCCCATGCTGTTGGCTGTGCTTCTGCTCTGGGGACCCACGGGGTCGAGGGGCCAAAACGACACAGAGCCCATCATCCTTGAGGGGAAATGTCTGGTCGTATGTGACTCCACTCCTTCATCCGAGCCGGCAGGTAATGCCCTGGGCATGTCGGTCCGGTCCGGCTCCGGCCGGGTGGCCTTCTCCGCCAGCCGCCAGACCAATCACGAGCCCACGGACATGAGCAACCGCACCATGATCATCTACTTCGATAATGTGAGTATAAGACTGCTTAGGTGTCTTTAAGTTACACAAAAGCCAATGCTTTATTTGCAGTTCAAATAAAGCCCATTCTTGGCATAAGAGGAGAACTGTTTGATTGATGGTCCACAGTTCAGAGATCAAAATAGGTCAAACTGTGTTTGAACAAAGTTCTCCACTGTAGTTTCTCCATATTCCACAGAACATAAAAAAGGCTGAGCAGTTTTCCCCACACAGCTTCTGTGAGCTGTATTTCAAGTGTTTTGTGCTCAGAAGTCTTCTGCCAATAAGATGCACATATTATTAGACTTCTGACAGCGAGGAAAAATGCTAATGCAGTAAACACTgaactgcagactcacagtgcAGCCGGGCTGCATTTTTATAGACATTTGGAGTTTTTGGGGAAAATTTTGAATCAGAAATGACTCTGTGTTTCTCAGTGAAATCTCAAAAATCAGAAATCTATCTACGATGGACACAACAATGACCCAAGATACCCTGGAGTGAGCAGGGAAACCCTTTGACAACAGCCCCACTGTTCTCTGGTCTTCCAAAGTTTTTGTTCTCTTGCATACCTTTATTTTATCATGTGTAAATCACATCTCATCTTGCCTTCCTCCTTTCATTGCTGTTGTGTCAGATTTTGGTGAACGTGGGTACTCACTTTGACCAAGAGAGCAGTGTCTTCCTGGCACCAAGAAGAGGCGTGTACAGCTTCAACTTCCATGTCGTGAAGGCCTACAACAGACAAACTATCCAGGTACAAAACCTCAACTGCGACACTTGTGAATGTAGTTGCAGCAGATCAGCAAACACACTCTAATCCCTTTCTGTGCTCTCTCTCAGGTCAGCCTGATGCTCAACGGCTGGCCGATGATTTCTGCTTTCGCCGGGGACCAGGACGTGACCAGAGAAGCTGCCACGAACGCCGGCTTGGTGATTATGGAGAAGGGGGACAAGGCCTACCTCAGACTGGAGAGAGGCAACTTGATGGGAGGCTGGAAGTACTCCACCTTCTCCGGGTTCCTGGTCTTCCCCTTGTGAGGAAGGTGGAGAGAGAGCGGGTTAAAGTGTTAAGAGGAAATTggataaaaatgaaaaggaagGCTTCAATCTCTTACTCTTTATACGATGCATGAAAGGATGTGTTTTATGCAAAAATCAGATGAAGATTCTGcaaattaaaggtccagtgtgtaggagtTTAGAGGGAAAAAATGGAACATAATAATTAGAAGCATGTTTTCAAAAGCCCATTATCACCTGACACAGAATTGTTACCTTTTGTTTTACCTTAGTATGAGTCCCATATACATTAAAGAGGGAGCGGATCCTCTTCCACGGAGTCCGCCATGTTGCACCAccgtgtttctacagtagcccaaaACAGACATGCCAAACACCGACTCTTGGGGGGAcctgtcatgtttttttgcatttttttgcatTCTTAGCAGCCACTGCGGGGGATGGGGAGACAAGGGGTGTCCACTTGGAGTCAAGATgtcactaaatcctacacacagGACCTTTAAGATCATTCTCACTTGAGACCAAATAGAAAGGCAGTAAAAAGAGGCCGAGACATTCAGTGAAACAATTTATCTGTGGAGTTAATTTGCTCTGTTACTGTGTATAAATATCTGTTGGGTTTGTATAAGAGATATATAAATTGTGACAAAATTATAAAGTAGCCATGTGCAATGTGGGCTTCTGTGCTAAGATTGCGTTTTCgctttttacttttcattccAAGTGTTTGAGACACTGCTGTGCTCCATGCAGCAGCCTGTCGTACAAACAAACTTGCCCTTTACTCTGCTGTGTCGTATGAATGATGCTCCTCTATATGCCTGTTAGTCTCGTGCAACAGATGAATTATTTACACAGAAATTTCTATTGagaagataataataaaataaaatcatataaagTTGAATTGGTAAAGTTCTCAACTATTCCTTGACACAAACACTTGATGACACAACATTTTATGAGACATGGCTCGACTTACAAACAGAAGTAACTGAGCTGATTGTGTACTATTTTAGGGGTGTGATAGTTTAATCCACTCATGACAAACAGTATTCTCCATCCTCTATGGTACTCTACCCATTGCCACGGCAGCTGTTTGTAAATATAGCTCTCCCCAGCAGAGCTGGTGTTGGCGTGGACCGAGCAGACCAGCATGGGGCAGAGTGCAAAGCGTGGCCGATAGCGGATACTCCTCGCAGGGCCGCAGACAGATGGAGGCTTTGGCGAGTAGGCAGGCTCCTCTCTACAGGGCCGCCATGGATAAAGTG
The sequence above is drawn from the Sparus aurata chromosome 21, fSpaAur1.1, whole genome shotgun sequence genome and encodes:
- the cbln12 gene encoding cerebellin 12 — its product is MNPRLVTFHLPMLLAVLLLWGPTGSRGQNDTEPIILEGKCLVVCDSTPSSEPAGNALGMSVRSGSGRVAFSASRQTNHEPTDMSNRTMIIYFDNILVNVGTHFDQESSVFLAPRRGVYSFNFHVVKAYNRQTIQVSLMLNGWPMISAFAGDQDVTREAATNAGLVIMEKGDKAYLRLERGNLMGGWKYSTFSGFLVFPL